gtaataaaaaatgggggtcaccatttttgttttcttggtattttcATAAGAAAACGTCAATTCTGGCGTGAATTTTACCTAGTTATATAGGGGAAATGCCATTTTTTCGgctttcctttttatattttccaatgaATGGCTATGTTCTAATATacggagaaaaacaaaaaactaacacaATATCAAGAATTGCATACTGAATCCATACACGTATAGAAACTCATAGGtcaccatccttgtttttgagataaatggcTTCAAAGTTGATTGATACCCTTAGAAATGGACCGAAAACGTGTGACGTTGTTGAATGCAGAATGTAACGTTCAGagatatagaaaaacaaatatttgtccGGATCTGaatggtgtttattttattttcctttccGCTGTCTTGTTTCGTAAATTTCCTAGTaatgcaatatgcattttgctgatataatttatttcgtCCTGCACCTGGAAATTTCACTCACATGAATAAACCTTATTAATCTCGTCTGATTTTTACACCAAACGAGCTTGAACTGGTTGGTTCCACGGGAATCTTATATACGAtaatagttcatgcataaatCACCGGAGTTTGGTACACGTTAAGTATAcgcaaatttttaaaataagattattcaaataatatctttattctaaaatttcattaaaatcatcaaaaataccttcatatttttgtaaagttcatgtgaaaataacatgaaaaatttcacGTGTTATTCCTTTGAACTACTGAGTTTTTAACTACATCATTTAAGACAATGATGGTGTCGTTGCTTCATCCATGTAGAAATATaggactttaaaaaaatgattttaaaatttagaattagAATTGCTCGGTTTCTGatggttgtttaacgttcagtggcgaatagttcatgcatgttcggAACGATACAATACAAGTTTGGAAAcagttgttaaaataaaagacaCATTTGATGCATCAGTCAAAAAAGGTTTAACATTCTGTTAGTTGTGAATATtatgaggaaaaaaaatgatCCTGATGAAATAcacattcttaaaaaaaagctcaaagaaaaattcaaaacttaaaattcaCTTATCAAATGAcgaatacatataaaaaaaaatgataaacagcCGTCATTTTCTTGACTTGCTATATacattagtttagtgtagtcTGCGTGTTGTAAATGTATGAGTTGGTTGCTCAGCAAGTGGGACAAACCTTGCATGCAAACTGTATTCAAAATTTCGCGAAGTTCAACAGTGtcatttgttgaaaattatttacgaaacaaatttttcattctttataagtaaaacaaactgcaaagatatgatatatacaaaatataaaagttccAGCTTAAAATTCCACATGTAGGAGATGTAAGTCGGAGTCTGTGTGcctttcatatttttcaaaacgccTTATCCAGCAACATGtcatgaacaaaaaatgaagaaaatccAGACAATATTTGCACCTTTAATATGAGTATTATACCAGGTACATAATTTAAACCTGACGCAAAAAGACTGTAGTCCGAAATAACAAGCCGTATAAAGCCTATATACACCAAGTGCGGGATTGGCGGTAGAACGGACACGGATGAAACAATATGGTGACATACGTGCTCTATTAGGGTTTCggtgacaaaacatatttttgaatatgcaGTTCATATAACGGAATGGTAATTTAAAGATCTAAAATGAAACATAACGACGTAGCAAGGTAACCTTTCCATCATTTTGTCTTTGGTGGAAATTTGATTAATTGGCAATTTTAACGCACCTCCTTATTTcattatgatttaaattttctctagaagaacatatttttaaaagattttaggACTTGAACATTGTTTAACACATATGTACAAGGAGACTAAAATATTACTGTAATAATTATACTTCCAATTTAGGGGACCAACGTTTACTAAAacaacaaattagaaaaaaaaagatattcgtCCAATTAAAATTAGTCACAATTTGCTTGATGTCTTTGGTTTTGATGTCGTTAAATGCATACCCCATATCTCGATTTATCATTCTGACAGCCAACTGCATGTtgtacaaatttttgtttttgttttatttgtacttgtacTGTTACAAATAAAGTTTCATGCTACCCCACTTTCGTAATTAGCAAGTAGTAACGTAGATATTTCGAATGGCGTAAATATTCGTAAACTTTGtcaatttctttgaaatttagaggcaatgatttaaattttaacaaatgaagtTGCAAGTGACGAATgcttacgtccagtggcaaatattgcatgcacGTTCAGGAAGAGAACAAATTGAGGTCAAGTTTACACTATTTACAATACTAGATAGATTTTGTAATAGGGGCGATCAAGGAAGATGGTTAAGAAAATTTGGACTGACACtgaaaaatgagggtatatatattatgctgtctgtcCCGTGTAGATTTAGTCTATTATATTACAAAGCGagcactttattttttaaatgtttccgaAACTATATCGGATTTACTCTGTACAGACCAATGAGATTGTTTACACTTGGAATGTTTTTCGGCAAAATAACCAAGTTAAaccactttttttcattctatactaacaaactattttctgtttatttatatgaGTTTCAAAGTCTGCTTGTATTGTGCTTTTTATGCCTTATTCTATCCGTATTCTCTTCagataaatttccttttttcattttGCCCGAGCATTTTCACACCAATTAATAGTTGGACAACTCCCCGTTTTTTCACACATCATCCTAAGTTTCTTTAGATATaagatttctattttcaaaacaaaaattcgTGGGAATACGGCGTGCATCATGCACAAGTATCTATTGCATAAATaaactaagaaaaaaataaaagtgataaAACTCAATCTATTTTGTATaagaacataattttaaagataaatcgTGCAGATGCTTAGATATTAAAGAAccagaatataaataaaagtaaagttatacattttttaaatggtcaacaatgagcagaaaAATTGCCGGAAAACGATAAAGCAATCTATGTTCATCTATCATGATCATTGAAAAGTTAACCGTAACGTATTGCATTAAAACTCTTGGCAAATATTACCGTTTAAAATGTCACAtagttatcaatttttttttttattattatttaatcacTTTGTGATTGCAGTCAGAACCTGCTGCATTGACTTGTAAGTGTGAACATTATTCGATAACGTCAGGAACGATAACTCGTGGCGTAAcgtcattcggtatcgtgttaccttaaaggatttcacttttaaaattataaaaaaaaaaatatatatagcattaagaaaaaaagatttatacaaaataacaaaaatacctgTAACAATCTACAAAAGAATGTCTATTAAgattaatttaagaaataagttatctccctttgtataGAAATATGATTTAACATAGTACTTTAACATTAGATGTGAAGTTTTTTTATAGACCACAACTCTGGACTGATCATCAAACTGGAACAAAATTCGAACTTGATCTGTCATTTGTCATTATAAACTATacactgtaaattcagaaattattgcgtgcaaatattattgcaattttgtcattttagactgaaatgtgttttttttatataaaatatttcaaaatgcaagttttaattattgcgattacaactctgtcgcatttttgcaataataaaagcCTCgcattaatttttgaatttacagcaccaaatatcaaataagtATCTTCAAGAACGGTGAAAAAAAGAGTGGAAAGCTTATTTACCAGACTGACTGATGGACAGAGTGCAAACCTAAAGTCCCTTGCGACTTAATCGGTAGGGGACTAATAAGAAATTGCCCAACATGAAAGGGAAAGAGGATTCATTCTTTTAGTATTTGACAAGACAGCATAAATACAATTGAACGGTTTATATCAAAAGTTTTTTACCGGAATCTCGGTTTGTTGATATTGTGGTGGCATTGGGGCCGTCGGTGGTTGATAATATCTCGGTGTCTGAACATGTGTGTACTGTTGCTGACTTTGATTAGTGATAATTGTGTTGTAGCCACCAGTTGGAACTTGTGCAATTCTAACGTAACGAGCTCTGGCCAATCTTCTGCGTCGGATACAGACCACACAGcttacaatcaataaaaataccaCTACCCATATACACCAGAAccctgaaacaaacaaaaatatttacagtATTGCAGTATAATATGTTATATGCAAAATGCTGAGGTACCACTAGCTAAGGAAGAATTGCTGATCCTTCAAGTGGGAGTTTTGTGGaccactttttttttctcttttattttattctatagCCATGATGATGATATTTCAGAATGCCCTTTGATCTATTTAATCAGTAGTttctttttgtacaaaaaaagactgaaaatatcaaaaatattaacaatagaccctatatttatagataaatataacaGTCAATAATTTAGAACTTGCCACATGTTTAATACTTAAATGCATATTTACTGAAAAACCTGCAGCTATTACAAAGCATTAATTTGCTATTGGAATTTAGGGACTGTTTTGCAAAAGACATATATAGGAGGTTTTATAATAATCATATATTAATACTTACACCAAACTTGATAAACACTGTAATTTTGACAACACCACCCGTCACAGCAATAATCTGAAATAATACAGAACTCAGTTTCATTACTTTCATATTGTTGTaactacaaatgtacatgtctCAGTATTTATGGTTGCAATACTGTTAACTCAGAAATTACtgcatacatttatttttgcaatgtttGTGGTAAGGCCAAAAATGTGGAAATAATTGTTACGATTGCAGGAAAACCTGCatacaattatttatatttgatatcagAATGTGAGATCTTATTATTGTGATACTCAATGCTTTTCATTGTTAAGGAGAAAAATTTAGATggagattgatttttttttaatatgttcaatatacaaatatacatatactaAGAATATGTGGGTAAAGTACATGTAATGCctaaattgtgattttttttattgacaatctGATCTTTTTCTGGACAAGAGTCATGCCAAACATATTAATTTATGAACctaaatcataaataaaaaatttattttagcTTTTTCAGATTGCATCAGAgacctatatcatgtatatatttcatatatatgtgatattttatatgtctctgatcaTGCTGTACTATAACATAGTCTAGAACAGGACATCTGACTCTTCCTTAATTAATACTAGGTCCTTAAGTTTATAAGTACTTACAGTCGTCATCATAACATGCTTCCTTTGGACAATATGTTAAACcctaaatataaacaaaattgtaagTTATAGCAGGTCACCAAAATTAGCTAAATAGAAATATCTTAAAAGCAAAACTGAATTGAGTTTTTATGGTTTTagtataaatgaaatattaacatAATTAATAAGTGTGGTTACTGtatgcatgtatataaataatataaacataaatgtcTTAGAAGGGTGTTATGCAGATGTCCAAATTTAAAAGGGACTATCaccatgtataatttatttttttaatgttccaTCTTTTGAATTTCAgagtaaaaagtttaaattcttaatcaaattaaattatctTAGAGCAACCTGTTTACCATTCAATGACAAACTTTTGACACAGTTCTCAAAAgtaaacaatgtaaaaatatattttgtgtaaacatggtaaatacaTGTGTTTGTGATAATTTCTGTAAACCTGGGATTATTATACTGTTGCATAATACTAAATAGTCCCAGACTCCCAGTGTAAACTTATGGCAATGTTCTGTAAACCATTTGTACACTAACACAAAGTtctcaaaaataaacaatgtcataatttgtgtaatttagtaaatatatttgtgtaatttgtaataattaatGTACTAACTGACTGTCATGGCAAAGTTCTGTTAACATGTTAATGTCATTTAAGAAACACACTAACACTATAATACATGCACTAAGTTCTCAAAGGTAAACATTGTCATAATTTGTGTactaaggttcatcataacaaatggacaaatatggccgtatttttacctcaaaaactgctctgtgtacagacttacctgtgctgtttgaaaagttttaatgcctagcatccactagatacataaaagttaaatacattttgtgtttaagaaagataaaatctttcttggtttttgctgggcattttttttccttcatgcaaAAGGTGTGTAAACTGACTAAGTTGTGGAACAACTATGAGATGCTCCCTCAGGTAAAAAAccggtttgtattgttttcattgtcattaattgacatggacaccAGGTATCTTCACAACTATAGGTGAGTTAAagagtttatctgagtcagtgagtggacagtatcaaagtaatgcaggtgtttgattatttttgaaCCCTctgaagaaaggaaaaaaaatgcccagcaaaaaccaagaaagattttatctttcttaaacacaaaatgcatttaacttttatatatctagtggatgctaggcattaaaacttttcccactttacaggtaagtctgtactcagagtaatttttggcatgtaaatacagccatatttgtccgt
The genomic region above belongs to Mytilus trossulus isolate FHL-02 chromosome 7, PNRI_Mtr1.1.1.hap1, whole genome shotgun sequence and contains:
- the LOC134725128 gene encoding WW domain binding protein 1-like, coding for MEVLLIFKAICLSLMTRFAQGLTYCPKEACYDDDYYCCDGWCCQNYSVYQVWWFWCIWVVVFLLIVSCVVCIRRRRLARARYVRIAQVPTGGYNTIITNQSQQQYTHVQTPRYYQPPTAPMPPQYQQTEIPKQPPPPYQQ